In Cryptomeria japonica chromosome 10, Sugi_1.0, whole genome shotgun sequence, a genomic segment contains:
- the LOC131072639 gene encoding uncharacterized protein LOC131072639 codes for MEFHPLKFGFLCTILLVMVSVLGVDGHGGMRSTLGNNRLLGIFSEKIRSSRIAHSHASTTSMPLYEGYNYTQILDHFAYTPESYQTFPQRYFIDKSHWGGSQNNSPIFVWLGAEIDITYNLDVGIFIDQAPRFKALVVYIEHRYYGTSMPFGGKDEAYSNASTKGYFTSTQALADYATVIVDLKKTLKAENCPVVVFGGSYGGMLAAWFRLKYPHLTIGALASSAPILYFDNITPTYGYYSVVTKDFRDVSEICYRRVNESWDMMDKIASSPQGLLNLSMLFNTCENITDKDAFYYELEYMYMSAAQYNFEKICNAMNSLPGDVDTVSRIAAAANYAHKGQCLDLSPPNFTYSGWIWQICTDLVIRVSNPPGTTMFPPSSFDFNSYARNCYLKLGVYPRQHWATTEFGGHDIKRVLKDFGSNIIFSNGLRDPWSSGGVLANISESIVAITTEEGTHGQDIAYPSASDDPVWLKEQRQKEIIIIQKWINDYK; via the exons ATGGAATTCCATCCTTTGAAATTTGGATTTCTGTGTACGATTCTGCTGGTCATGGTTTCCGTTTTGGGAGTTGACGGGCATGGTGGGATGCGATCGACTCTCGGGAATAATCGGCTGCTTGGGATTTTTTCTGAGAAAATAAGGAGTTCTCGAATCGCTCATTCTCACGCTTCAACTACAAGTATGCCTTTGTACGAAGGGTACAACTATACCCAAATTCTAGACCATTTTGCATACACGCCAGAGAGCTATCAAACTTTTCCCCAGAGATATTTCATAGATAAGTCCCACTGGGGTGGCTCTCAAAACAATTCTCCCATATTTGTATGGTTGGGTGCGGAAATTGACATTACATACAACTTAGATGTGGGCATTTTTATCGATCAGGCTCCTAGGTTCAAAGCTCTTGTGGTCTACATAGAG CACCGCTATTATGGGACGTCAATGCCGTTCGGGGGAAAGGATGAAGCGTATTCAAACGCGAGCACAAAGGGTTATTTCACATCCACGCAGGCCTTGGCCGATTATGCGACCGTCATTGTCGATTTGAAGAAAACATTAAAGGCAGAGAACTGTCCAGTCGTCGTATTTGGTGGGTCCTATGGTGGAA TGCTAGCTGCATGGTTTCGCCTCAAGTATCCGCACCTAACAATTGGCGCCCTCGCATCATCTGCTCCTATCCTTTACTTCGACAATATCACACCAACTTATGGTTATTACAGCGTTGTCACCAAAGATTTCAGA GATGTAAGCGAGATCTGCTATAGAAGAGTTAATGAATCGTGGGATATGATGGACAAAATTGCGTCTAGCCCTCAAGGCTTGCTGAACCTAAGCATGCTCTTTAACACTTGCGA GAACATTACGGACAAGGACGCATTTTACTATGAGCTTGAGTACATGTACATGTCCGCAGCACAGTACAATTTCGAAAAA ATCTGCAACGCCATGAATAGCCTACCAGGAGATGTAGACACTGTTAGCAGAATAGCGGCTGCAGCTAATTACGCACATAAAGGCCAATGCTTGGATTTGAGTCCCCCGAATTTCACATATTCTGGATGGATTTGGCAG ATATGCACTGACTTGGTGATACGAGTAAGCAATCCGCCTGGCACGACAATGTTTCCGCCCTCCAGCTTTGATTTTAACTCCTATGCCAGGAATTGCTACCTTAAACTCGGAGTCTACCCACGCCAACACTGGGCAACAACTGAATTCGGAGGACAT GACATTAAAAGAGTGTTGAAAGATTTTGGAAGCAATATCATTTTCTCCAATGGGTTAAGAGATCCATGGAGTAGTGGAGG TGTGTTGGCGAATATTTCTGAGAGCATTGTAGCCATCACCACGGAAGAGG GAACGCATGGTCAAGACATTGCATATCCAAGTGCTAGTGACGATCCAGTCTGGCTGAAAGAGCAACGGCAAAAAGAGATAATAATCATCCAAAAATGGATTAAcgattataaataa